A single genomic interval of Plantibacter sp. Leaf314 harbors:
- a CDS encoding D-alanyl-D-alanine carboxypeptidase family protein, with amino-acid sequence MPLTRRQIYRRRRLAVFGVLAIVIGVLGYSGGALLRPIPAAAATLEAPEALTSTLVQPTTPVSWPGFGRGALGAVGFDGVLTSSGEQTPFPIASITKTITSLVVLDAKPLAAGDQGPSITLTDADVGFYYDTIAENGSAAPVVAGSVFTQRQMLEALLLPSANNYSISLAVWAFGSVDAYLDAARAWLDARGLTGTTVTNTSGLGETNVSTPSDLVTIGKLVLADPALASIVNEPTATLPAIGEVENTNALLGQYGVTGLKTGTDDASGACLLFSADLQVAGRTVTVVGVILGADNHTVLNDAVVSLLQSVPAGFHQVQLATAGAAVGSYDTAWGEAAKVVVASDASVLVWQDTPVTVETRARAIEAGASGSTVGTLSYTVGAGADGGAATIEVPIALDADVAPVTPWWRLTNP; translated from the coding sequence GTGCCACTCACGAGACGACAGATCTATCGCCGCCGCCGTCTCGCCGTCTTCGGCGTCCTCGCCATCGTCATCGGCGTCCTCGGCTACAGCGGCGGCGCGCTCCTCAGGCCCATCCCCGCTGCTGCGGCGACCCTGGAGGCTCCCGAAGCCCTCACGTCCACGCTGGTGCAACCGACCACCCCGGTCTCGTGGCCCGGTTTCGGGCGCGGCGCGCTCGGCGCCGTCGGATTCGACGGTGTCCTGACCTCGAGCGGTGAGCAGACGCCGTTCCCGATCGCCAGCATCACGAAGACCATCACGTCCCTCGTGGTCCTCGACGCCAAGCCCCTCGCCGCGGGGGATCAGGGCCCGTCGATCACCCTGACGGACGCGGACGTCGGCTTCTACTACGACACCATCGCGGAGAACGGTTCGGCGGCGCCCGTCGTGGCCGGTTCCGTCTTCACGCAGCGTCAGATGCTCGAGGCCCTCCTGCTGCCGTCCGCGAACAACTACAGCATCTCGCTGGCCGTCTGGGCGTTCGGTTCGGTGGACGCGTATCTCGATGCGGCCCGCGCCTGGCTCGACGCACGAGGCCTCACGGGCACGACGGTCACCAACACGAGCGGCCTCGGCGAGACGAACGTCAGCACCCCGAGCGACCTCGTGACCATCGGCAAGCTCGTCCTCGCCGACCCCGCCCTGGCCTCCATCGTCAACGAACCCACGGCGACCCTGCCGGCAATCGGTGAGGTCGAGAACACCAACGCGCTCCTCGGACAGTACGGCGTGACCGGCCTGAAGACCGGCACGGACGACGCGTCAGGAGCATGCCTGCTCTTCTCCGCAGACCTGCAGGTCGCTGGTCGGACGGTCACCGTCGTCGGCGTCATCCTGGGTGCCGACAACCACACCGTGCTGAACGACGCCGTCGTGTCGCTCCTCCAGAGCGTGCCCGCCGGCTTCCACCAGGTACAGCTCGCGACCGCGGGTGCAGCGGTCGGCTCGTACGACACGGCCTGGGGCGAAGCCGCCAAGGTCGTCGTCGCCTCCGACGCCTCGGTCCTCGTCTGGCAGGACACCCCGGTCACGGTGGAGACCCGCGCGCGGGCGATCGAGGCCGGTGCCTCGGGATCCACCGTCGGGACGCTCAGCTACACCGTCGGAGCCGGCGCCGATGGCGGTGCCGCGACCATCGAGGTCCCGATCGCCCTCGACGCGGACGTCGCCCCCGTCACCCCGTGGTGGCGCCTGACCAACCCGTGA
- a CDS encoding RNA methyltransferase, whose product MQVIRITDLDDGRLDDYARLTDVALRRVSEPAGGLYIAESTKVMERALRAGHRPRSVLLQEKWLEDVAPLLADHDVPVFVGEPELLEQLTGFHLHRGALAAMHRPPLADPAELLADARRVVILEDIVDHTNVGAIFRSVAGLGADAVLITPRCADPLYRRSVRVSMGTVLQVPWTRLPEWDVASGILHDAGFETAALALSDDAVDLDTYARTAPDRLAIVLGAEGDGLSASALAAADTIVTIPMLHGVDSLNVASASAVALWELRTR is encoded by the coding sequence ATGCAGGTCATCCGCATCACCGATCTCGACGACGGACGACTCGACGACTACGCACGCCTGACGGACGTCGCCCTCCGGCGCGTGTCCGAACCGGCGGGCGGCCTGTACATCGCCGAGTCGACGAAGGTCATGGAACGCGCGCTCCGGGCCGGTCACCGACCCCGTTCGGTGTTGCTGCAGGAGAAGTGGCTCGAGGACGTCGCGCCGCTCCTCGCCGACCACGACGTTCCGGTCTTCGTCGGCGAGCCCGAGCTGCTCGAACAGCTGACGGGCTTCCACCTGCACCGCGGCGCACTCGCGGCGATGCACCGCCCACCGCTCGCGGACCCTGCCGAACTCCTCGCCGATGCCCGGCGCGTGGTCATCCTCGAGGACATCGTGGACCACACCAACGTCGGCGCGATCTTCCGGTCCGTCGCCGGCCTCGGGGCCGACGCGGTGCTCATCACCCCGCGATGCGCGGACCCGCTGTACCGCCGGAGTGTCCGGGTCAGCATGGGGACGGTCCTGCAGGTGCCGTGGACCCGTCTGCCGGAGTGGGACGTCGCGTCGGGCATCCTGCACGACGCCGGCTTCGAGACCGCAGCGCTCGCCCTGTCCGATGACGCCGTCGACCTGGACACCTACGCGCGCACCGCGCCCGACCGGCTCGCCATCGTGCTCGGCGCCGAGGGGGACGGGCTGAGCGCCTCCGCCCTCGCGGCCGCCGACACGATCGTCACCATCCCGATGCTGCACGGCGTCGACTCGCTGAACGTCGCGTCGGCCAGCGCCGTCGCGCTGTGGGAGCTGCGTACGCGCTGA
- a CDS encoding Sir2 family NAD-dependent protein deacetylase, producing the protein MSTLTAAGDPADETAEAGLDRVIALLADRRVAFLTGAGVSTDSGIPDYRGQGAPVRTPMTVDQFLSNDDAARKRYWAGSHLGWKRFDGARPNAGHRAIALLEEAGIADGVITQNVDGLHVRAGSRRVVDLHGSMDRVSCLSCGQSYARSSIAERMTTLNPWLDTETDVTINPDGDAEVGRVDEIVVPVCTVCGGMLKPDVVFFGEFIPTEKYAEAAALVRGADALVIAGSSLVVNSGIRLLELARRKRLPIVVVNRGVTKADGRADVKLDAGASETLTAIAARLLPDGFTSVVSQEATDA; encoded by the coding sequence ATGAGCACGCTGACCGCAGCAGGGGATCCCGCTGACGAGACGGCCGAAGCCGGACTCGACCGGGTGATCGCGCTGCTCGCGGACCGACGTGTCGCGTTCCTCACCGGGGCTGGCGTGAGCACGGACTCGGGGATCCCCGACTACCGCGGCCAGGGTGCGCCGGTGCGCACGCCGATGACGGTCGATCAGTTCCTCTCCAACGACGATGCCGCGCGCAAACGCTACTGGGCCGGCAGCCACCTCGGGTGGAAGCGGTTCGACGGCGCTCGCCCGAACGCAGGCCACCGGGCGATCGCGCTCCTCGAGGAGGCAGGGATCGCCGACGGCGTCATCACGCAGAACGTCGACGGACTCCACGTCCGGGCCGGCTCCCGCCGCGTCGTCGACCTGCACGGGTCGATGGACCGGGTCAGCTGCCTCTCCTGCGGGCAGAGCTATGCGCGGTCGAGCATCGCCGAACGGATGACCACCCTCAACCCGTGGCTCGACACCGAGACGGACGTCACGATCAATCCGGACGGTGACGCCGAGGTCGGGCGGGTGGACGAGATCGTCGTCCCGGTGTGCACGGTCTGCGGCGGCATGCTGAAACCGGACGTGGTCTTCTTCGGCGAGTTCATTCCGACGGAGAAGTACGCCGAGGCCGCCGCGCTCGTCAGGGGTGCGGACGCCCTGGTGATCGCCGGATCGTCGCTCGTCGTGAACTCGGGCATCCGACTGCTCGAGCTCGCGCGTCGGAAGCGACTCCCGATCGTGGTCGTCAATCGCGGGGTGACGAAGGCCGACGGCCGCGCCGACGTGAAGCTCGACGCCGGCGCGAGCGAGACCCTGACGGCGATCGCGGCACGGCTGTTGCCGGACGGGTTCACGAGTGTCGTCTCGCAGGAGGCGACCGACGCCTGA
- a CDS encoding alpha/beta fold hydrolase, protein MPVESPYADQLDRIPVQERSLIVDGAETRFWDYGDSAASTTIVMVHGFRGDHHGLEPVVAQLSGFRIIAPDLPGFGSSAPFPDGTHSVEGYAAWLGRFLEELDLSGRVVLLGHSFGSIVSSAAVAGGLRPDDLVLINPIAAPALQGPRGVLTRLAVFYYWASAKLPKRLGFAFLRNKGVVRIMSVAMSKTKDPVLRRWIHAQHDQYFSAFADREVVLESFTASVSHDVSEYADRIPSRTLLIAAERDDITPVAAQFALAKRFADAQLHVIPAVGHLIHYEEPHNAAERLTAFLAGEPERR, encoded by the coding sequence ATGCCTGTCGAATCACCGTACGCCGACCAGCTCGACCGCATCCCCGTCCAGGAGCGCTCGCTCATCGTGGACGGCGCCGAGACCCGGTTCTGGGACTACGGCGACAGCGCGGCCTCGACGACGATCGTGATGGTGCACGGGTTCCGTGGCGACCACCACGGACTCGAACCGGTGGTCGCCCAACTCTCCGGGTTCCGCATCATCGCGCCCGACCTCCCGGGCTTCGGCAGCTCGGCGCCCTTCCCGGACGGCACGCACTCCGTCGAGGGCTACGCCGCCTGGCTGGGGCGGTTCCTCGAGGAATTGGACCTCTCCGGACGCGTCGTCCTCCTCGGGCACTCCTTCGGCTCGATCGTCTCGAGCGCCGCAGTCGCCGGCGGGCTCCGACCGGACGACCTCGTCCTCATCAATCCCATCGCCGCGCCGGCACTCCAAGGCCCCAGAGGCGTCCTGACGAGGCTCGCGGTGTTCTACTACTGGGCGTCCGCGAAGCTCCCGAAGCGCCTGGGATTCGCCTTCCTCCGCAACAAGGGCGTCGTCCGGATCATGAGCGTGGCGATGTCGAAGACCAAGGACCCGGTGCTCCGGCGGTGGATCCACGCCCAGCACGACCAGTACTTCAGCGCCTTCGCGGACCGGGAGGTCGTCCTCGAGTCGTTCACGGCCTCGGTGAGCCACGATGTCAGCGAATACGCCGACCGGATCCCGAGCCGCACCCTGCTCATCGCCGCCGAGCGCGACGACATCACCCCCGTGGCGGCGCAGTTCGCGCTCGCGAAGCGCTTCGCGGACGCTCAGCTCCACGTGATCCCGGCCGTCGGCCACCTGATCCACTACGAGGAGCCCCACAATGCGGCCGAGCGGCTCACCGCGTTCCTGGCGGGGGAGCCGGAGCGACGCTGA
- a CDS encoding exonuclease domain-containing protein encodes MNTADVHPHWTDRLAVFDLETTGIEVETSRIVTAFVGVIAADGSIERSWSWMADPGVEIPARAAEIHGVTTERARAEGRPSSVVVGEIVATLTELFAAHLPVVAYNAPYDFSLLHFEAERHGVPSITEPTPVVDPLILDRRLDTFRRGKRTLEVVAALHGVPLEGAHNAGVDAVAAGRVAQAIGRRYADALPTNVDELHEAQRAWSLEQAESFQSYMRRVRDPEFVADGGWPIRTGRVVAPSEAPIIVPADQLPLGI; translated from the coding sequence GTGAACACGGCCGATGTGCATCCCCACTGGACGGACCGCCTCGCGGTCTTCGATCTCGAGACGACGGGGATCGAGGTGGAGACGAGTCGCATCGTGACCGCCTTCGTCGGCGTCATCGCGGCTGACGGTTCGATCGAACGGTCCTGGTCGTGGATGGCCGATCCGGGTGTCGAGATCCCCGCTCGTGCCGCCGAGATCCACGGCGTCACCACGGAACGCGCGCGGGCTGAGGGCCGGCCGTCGTCGGTCGTCGTCGGCGAGATCGTCGCCACCCTGACCGAGCTCTTCGCCGCTCACCTGCCGGTGGTCGCGTACAACGCCCCGTACGATTTCTCGCTCCTGCACTTCGAGGCGGAACGCCACGGTGTGCCTTCGATCACCGAACCGACCCCGGTCGTCGACCCGTTGATCCTCGACCGTCGCCTCGACACGTTCCGCCGCGGGAAGCGGACGCTCGAGGTCGTCGCCGCGCTCCACGGCGTCCCGCTCGAAGGGGCGCATAACGCCGGTGTGGACGCCGTCGCGGCCGGGCGGGTCGCGCAGGCCATCGGCCGCCGGTACGCCGACGCCCTCCCGACGAACGTGGACGAGCTGCACGAGGCTCAGCGGGCCTGGTCGCTCGAGCAGGCCGAGAGCTTCCAGTCCTACATGCGCCGCGTGCGCGATCCCGAGTTCGTCGCGGACGGAGGGTGGCCGATCCGCACCGGTCGTGTTGTCGCACCATCCGAGGCGCCCATCATCGTGCCGGCGGATCAGCTCCCCCTCGGCATCTGA
- a CDS encoding type B 50S ribosomal protein L31, translating to MKSDIHPTYEAVVFRDLASGATFLTRSTVSSGKTIDLDGVTYPVIDVEISSESHPFYTGKQRIMDSAGRVEKFNQRFKGFGK from the coding sequence ATGAAATCTGACATCCACCCCACGTACGAAGCCGTCGTCTTCCGCGACCTCGCCTCCGGCGCGACGTTCCTCACGCGCTCGACGGTCTCGTCCGGCAAGACGATCGACCTCGACGGCGTCACCTACCCGGTGATCGACGTGGAGATCTCGTCCGAGTCGCACCCGTTCTACACGGGGAAGCAGCGCATCATGGACTCGGCCGGCCGTGTCGAGAAGTTCAACCAGCGCTTCAAGGGCTTCGGCAAGTAG
- a CDS encoding ABC transporter ATP-binding protein, whose amino-acid sequence MPSVLQFSDVSVVRNLNPILDGVDWTVTGDQRWIVLGPNGAGKTTLLQLAATLIHPSKGTVSVLDETLGRVDVFELRPRIGFASSALAKRVPPEETVLDVVLTAAYSVTGRWVEQYEDIDVKRASRVLAEWKLDHLADRRFGTLSDGEQKRVQIARAIMTDPELLLLDEPAASLDLGTREELVELLGGYASADDSPAIIMVTHHVEEIPVGFTHVLLVRDGGIVAAGPIAEILTSEHLSETFDLPIELTEEDGRFHARSTRAGRSAVAPV is encoded by the coding sequence ATGCCGAGCGTGTTGCAGTTCTCCGATGTGTCCGTGGTCCGCAATCTCAACCCCATCCTCGACGGTGTCGACTGGACGGTGACGGGCGACCAGCGATGGATCGTCCTCGGCCCGAACGGCGCCGGGAAGACGACACTCCTGCAGCTGGCCGCGACGCTCATCCATCCCTCGAAGGGAACGGTGTCGGTCCTCGACGAGACCCTCGGTCGCGTCGACGTCTTCGAGTTGCGTCCCCGCATCGGGTTCGCCTCGTCGGCGCTCGCGAAGCGGGTGCCGCCGGAGGAGACCGTCCTCGACGTGGTCCTGACGGCCGCCTACTCCGTCACGGGACGCTGGGTCGAGCAGTACGAGGACATCGACGTGAAGCGTGCGTCCCGGGTGCTCGCCGAATGGAAGCTCGACCACCTCGCCGACCGTCGCTTCGGCACGCTCAGCGACGGCGAACAGAAGCGTGTCCAGATCGCCCGGGCGATCATGACGGACCCCGAACTGCTCCTCCTGGACGAGCCTGCGGCGAGCCTCGACCTCGGCACCCGCGAAGAACTCGTCGAACTCCTCGGCGGCTATGCGAGCGCGGACGACTCGCCGGCGATCATCATGGTGACGCACCACGTCGAGGAGATCCCGGTCGGCTTCACGCACGTGCTGCTCGTCCGGGACGGTGGCATCGTCGCGGCTGGACCCATCGCCGAGATCCTCACGTCAGAGCACCTCAGTGAGACGTTCGACCTCCCGATCGAGCTGACCGAGGAGGACGGGCGCTTCCATGCCCGTTCCACCCGCGCCGGCCGGTCCGCCGTCGCACCGGTCTGA
- the glgA gene encoding glycogen synthase: protein MRVDLVTKEYPPEIYGGAGVHVAELVKSLRSDIDVTVRCFGAPRDEADTVAYGVPAELQGANGSLTTLGTDLLIAQDVAGADLVHSHTWYANGAGHLASLLHGIPHVVTAHSLEPLRPWKAEQLGGGYRVSSWIEQSAYEGAAAVVAVSDGMRRDILRSYPSLDPAKVQVIYNGVDLTDWQPRVDDDLLQSLGIDPSRPSVVFVGRITRQKGLPYLLRAARLLPPDVQLILCAGAPDTPEILAEVKGLVEELQQERTGVVWIERLLPRHELCTVLTAATTFVCPSIYEPLGIVNLEAMACGAAVVGTGTGGIPEVVQDGVTGRIVPLAQASDGTGTPLDPERFVADLAATLTEVVQDPAQARAYGAAGRRRAESDFSWSRIASQTAELYRSLV from the coding sequence ATGCGAGTTGATCTTGTGACAAAGGAGTACCCGCCGGAGATCTACGGCGGAGCAGGTGTCCACGTCGCGGAGTTGGTGAAATCCCTCCGCAGCGACATCGACGTGACCGTCCGCTGCTTCGGCGCCCCGCGCGACGAGGCCGACACGGTCGCCTACGGCGTGCCGGCCGAACTCCAGGGCGCCAACGGATCGCTCACCACCCTTGGGACGGACCTCCTCATCGCCCAGGACGTCGCGGGGGCCGACCTCGTGCACTCGCACACCTGGTACGCGAACGGTGCCGGGCATCTCGCCTCCCTCCTGCACGGCATCCCGCACGTCGTCACCGCGCACAGCCTGGAACCGCTGCGGCCTTGGAAGGCCGAACAGCTCGGTGGCGGGTACCGCGTGTCGAGCTGGATCGAGCAGTCCGCCTACGAAGGGGCCGCGGCCGTCGTCGCGGTCAGTGACGGCATGCGACGGGACATCCTGCGGTCCTACCCGAGCCTCGACCCGGCCAAGGTGCAGGTCATCTACAACGGCGTCGACCTCACCGACTGGCAGCCTCGGGTCGACGATGACCTGCTGCAGTCCCTCGGCATCGACCCGTCGCGTCCGTCCGTCGTCTTCGTCGGCCGGATCACCCGGCAGAAGGGGCTGCCGTACCTGCTTCGAGCGGCCCGTCTGCTGCCGCCCGACGTCCAGCTCATCCTGTGCGCCGGCGCTCCCGACACCCCCGAGATCCTCGCCGAGGTCAAGGGACTCGTCGAGGAGCTGCAGCAGGAGCGCACCGGGGTCGTCTGGATCGAACGACTGCTCCCGCGCCACGAGCTCTGCACCGTGCTCACCGCCGCGACCACCTTCGTGTGCCCGTCGATCTACGAGCCGCTCGGCATCGTGAACCTCGAGGCCATGGCCTGTGGGGCCGCGGTCGTCGGGACCGGGACCGGCGGCATCCCGGAGGTCGTCCAGGACGGCGTCACGGGCCGGATCGTCCCCCTCGCGCAGGCGTCCGACGGCACCGGGACCCCGCTCGACCCCGAGCGCTTCGTCGCCGACCTCGCCGCCACCCTCACGGAGGTCGTCCAGGATCCGGCGCAGGCGAGGGCGTACGGGGCGGCAGGACGTCGCCGAGCGGAGTCCGATTTCAGCTGGTCGCGGATCGCCTCCCAGACGGCGGAGCTGTACCGCAGCCTCGTCTGA
- a CDS encoding glucose-1-phosphate adenylyltransferase, which yields MAASKKIFGIVLAGGEGKRLMPLTADRAKPAVPFGGQYRLIDFALSNLINSGLTQIVVLTQYKSHSLDRHVSQTWRLSGLLDSYVASVPAQQRLGKRWFSGSADAILQSLNLIRDEKPDIVVVVGADHVYRMDFAQMIEAHIQSGKKATVAAIRQPISLSDQFGVIDVDADDPTTIARFLEKPLDAPGLPDSPGEVLASMGNYVFDADALMQAVIDDGEVTSSNHDMGGDIVPYFVDRGEAGVYDLQRNDVPGSTDRDRYYWRDVGTIESFYEAHQDLISTLPIFNLYNRDWPIFSSQLNSPPAKFVRDAKGNLGQTIDSIVSLGSLLSGAHIERSVLGPWALVESGAHVSDSVVFDKVHIEPDAVVKRAILDKDVVVTSGASVGVDHDRDRARGFTVTESGLTVVGKGVRVVP from the coding sequence ATGGCCGCCTCAAAGAAGATTTTCGGAATCGTCCTCGCTGGTGGGGAAGGGAAGCGGTTGATGCCGCTGACCGCGGACCGCGCGAAACCGGCCGTACCGTTCGGCGGGCAGTACCGTCTGATCGACTTCGCGCTGTCCAACCTCATCAACTCGGGACTCACCCAGATCGTCGTCCTCACCCAGTACAAGTCCCACAGCCTTGACCGCCACGTCTCGCAGACGTGGCGTCTCTCGGGGTTGCTCGACTCCTATGTCGCATCCGTGCCGGCGCAGCAGCGCCTCGGGAAGCGTTGGTTCAGCGGCTCCGCCGACGCCATCCTGCAGAGCCTCAACCTCATCCGCGACGAGAAGCCCGACATCGTCGTGGTCGTCGGTGCGGACCACGTGTACCGCATGGACTTCGCGCAGATGATCGAGGCGCACATCCAGTCCGGGAAGAAGGCCACCGTCGCGGCGATCCGTCAGCCGATCTCCCTCTCGGACCAGTTCGGCGTCATCGACGTGGACGCTGACGACCCCACGACGATCGCGCGCTTCCTCGAGAAGCCCCTCGACGCACCCGGCCTGCCGGACTCCCCCGGTGAGGTGCTCGCCTCCATGGGCAACTACGTGTTCGACGCGGACGCGTTGATGCAGGCGGTCATCGACGACGGTGAGGTGACGAGTTCGAACCACGACATGGGTGGCGACATCGTCCCGTACTTCGTCGATCGCGGTGAAGCCGGCGTGTACGACCTCCAGCGGAACGACGTACCGGGCTCCACCGACCGCGACCGCTACTACTGGCGCGACGTGGGGACGATCGAGTCCTTCTACGAGGCGCACCAGGACCTCATCTCGACGCTCCCCATCTTCAACCTCTACAACCGGGACTGGCCGATCTTCAGCTCGCAGTTGAACTCGCCGCCGGCCAAGTTCGTGCGGGATGCGAAGGGCAACCTCGGCCAGACCATCGACTCGATCGTCTCGCTCGGGTCGCTGCTGTCCGGAGCGCACATCGAGCGCAGTGTCCTCGGGCCCTGGGCGCTCGTGGAGTCGGGCGCTCACGTCTCGGACTCCGTGGTGTTCGACAAGGTCCACATCGAACCGGACGCCGTCGTCAAGCGGGCTATCCTGGACAAGGATGTGGTGGTCACCTCCGGCGCGAGCGTCGGTGTCGACCACGACCGGGACCGCGCTCGCGGATTCACCGTCACCGAGTCCGGTCTCACCGTGGTTGGCAAGGGAGTACGCGTCGTTCCATGA
- the serB gene encoding phosphoserine phosphatase SerB, with protein MSTDRSAVADPEAALPPQAGRGVRFLAVLDADSTLIENEVIELLAEEVGSLPEVAAITERAMRGELDFADSLRARVATLAGLRVDRIPVIARRIRTTRGLERLIDGLHAHGSTIGVVSGGFHELLDPLAATLGLDHVRANRLETADGRLTGGLSGPIIDAAAKADALQEWAALDDVPLVRTIAVGDGANDLAMMEVAGLSVAFNAKPIVRRHADVVAGRVDLGDVLPLLGLESGPQRR; from the coding sequence ATGAGTACCGATCGTTCGGCAGTGGCGGATCCCGAGGCAGCACTCCCCCCACAGGCCGGACGAGGCGTCCGGTTCCTCGCGGTCCTGGACGCCGACTCGACGCTCATCGAGAACGAGGTGATCGAACTCCTCGCCGAGGAGGTCGGCAGTCTTCCCGAGGTCGCTGCGATCACGGAGCGGGCGATGCGAGGCGAGCTCGACTTCGCCGACAGCCTCCGGGCGCGGGTGGCGACGCTCGCCGGCCTGCGGGTGGACCGCATCCCCGTGATCGCCCGGCGGATCCGCACCACCCGCGGGCTCGAGCGGCTCATCGACGGGCTGCACGCGCACGGATCGACGATCGGTGTGGTCTCCGGCGGATTCCATGAACTCCTCGATCCGCTCGCAGCGACCCTCGGCCTCGACCATGTGCGGGCGAACCGGCTCGAGACGGCCGACGGTCGACTGACCGGCGGGCTCAGCGGGCCGATCATCGACGCAGCGGCCAAGGCGGATGCGTTGCAGGAGTGGGCCGCCCTCGACGACGTGCCGCTGGTTCGGACCATCGCGGTCGGCGACGGCGCAAACGATCTCGCCATGATGGAGGTCGCGGGCCTCTCGGTCGCCTTCAACGCGAAGCCGATCGTGCGTCGGCACGCGGACGTCGTCGCAGGCAGGGT